A window of Psychromonas sp. CNPT3 contains these coding sequences:
- a CDS encoding ClbS/DfsB family four-helix bundle protein: MISACDTLAYLIGWMKLALKWHRLKGSGQCVDFPETNYKCNVRGELAQRFYYEYREWNYSDLLAQFKIATTDILFLIDSFNDNELYAVACYEKYTLGKRIQFNTSSPMKNRRTKIRMFKKCYIRR, from the coding sequence TTGATAAGCGCCTGTGATACGCTTGCCTATCTTATTGGGTGGATGAAACTTGCTTTGAAGTGGCACCGACTCAAAGGATCGGGTCAATGCGTAGACTTTCCTGAAACTAATTATAAATGCAATGTACGAGGGGAATTGGCTCAACGTTTCTATTATGAATATAGAGAGTGGAACTACTCAGATCTACTCGCTCAATTTAAAATAGCGACAACTGATATCTTGTTTCTAATCGATTCATTCAATGATAATGAATTATACGCTGTAGCTTGCTATGAAAAATATACATTGGGTAAAAGGATCCAATTCAACACATCATCTCCCATGAAAAACAGGCGCACTAAAATCAGAATGTTCAAAAAATGCTATATAAGGAGATAA
- a CDS encoding phospholipid scramblase-related protein — MDSVTDRNLFLIKEHVGFFKAANNFDIYSPDTGEIIMECREPSLGFFTKLLRFTDYKRMTPFDIHIRTPDGKPIVRIQRGISLFLSKVVVKDSNNEVIGSFSQKFFSIGGKFDVLDKHDQVMCKLEGKWTGWDFYFRENGKELAHVSKKWAGLGREMFTSADNYMLEISDNVPENDDVRKLILAAVMCIDMVLKE; from the coding sequence ATGGATAGTGTAACGGATCGTAATTTATTTCTAATTAAAGAGCATGTCGGTTTTTTTAAAGCTGCCAATAACTTTGATATTTATTCTCCTGATACAGGTGAAATAATAATGGAATGTAGAGAGCCGTCACTTGGCTTTTTTACTAAATTATTACGATTTACTGACTACAAGCGTATGACACCATTTGATATACATATCAGAACTCCAGACGGTAAACCTATTGTCCGTATTCAACGCGGAATATCATTATTCTTATCTAAAGTCGTCGTCAAAGATTCAAATAATGAAGTGATCGGTAGTTTTTCACAAAAATTTTTTTCTATTGGCGGGAAGTTTGATGTTTTAGATAAGCATGATCAAGTCATGTGTAAACTTGAGGGTAAATGGACTGGCTGGGACTTTTACTTTAGAGAGAATGGTAAAGAATTAGCACATGTATCCAAAAAATGGGCAGGATTAGGGCGTGAAATGTTTACGAGTGCGGATAATTATATGTTAGAAATATCAGATAATGTTCCTGAAAATGATGACGTTAGAAAGCTAATTCTAGCGGCTGTAATGTGTATCGATATGGTGCTTAAAGAGTAA